A DNA window from Onthophagus taurus isolate NC chromosome 1, IU_Otau_3.0, whole genome shotgun sequence contains the following coding sequences:
- the LOC111421088 gene encoding mitochondrial E3 ubiquitin protein ligase 1-like, with amino-acid sequence MEFLGEAIILGVDAIIFGVCFTEYVKNRGAIGKIKSAPYLEIHRDLKDIVQSHPNQKIPYVIIRGTVKPLGNPVISANNPQITGVVQSLSIREHVVQRSSAGFWSDQERIINESHNVTPFVLQTSGSNVEILDPLAAEILDMDVISNQFNPNQPKVMDHVWAFFVGIKQKGVQTTEKMLRTNAIITGIGELVTSSDGKRVKLQPPTNGSPYFLTTMQVSSLLRKLESSKKTYKIICVLCAMVGVFVGGIIAKGFMKKRRVKLEEMRRREELQRSRKERRKRVRDEDLPENQICVVCKVNPREIILLPCGHVCLCEDCSIDIQDYCPVCRSKIDKKSAAYIS; translated from the coding sequence atggAATTTTTGGGAGAGGCGATCATCCTGGGGGTGGACGCAATAATATTTGGGGTCTGTTTCACCGAGTACGTCAAAAATAGGGGTGCAATTGGAAAAATAAAGTCTGCCCCTTATCTGGAAATTCACAGGGATCTGAAAGATATCGTCCAGAGTCATCCAAACCAAAAAATACCGTACGTTATTATACGAGGAACTGTAAAACCGCTTGGTAATCCGGTGATTAGTGCAAATAATCCTCAAATAACTGGTGTGGTGCAATCTTTAAGTATTCGCGAACATGTAGTACAAAGAAGTAGTGCTGGATTTTGGTCTGATCAAGAAAGAATTATTAACGAAAGTCATAATGTTACTCCATTTGTTCTACAAACAAGTGGAAGTAATGTGGAAATATTGGACCCTTTGGCCGCTGAAATATTGGATATGGACGTTATTAGCAATCAATTTAATCCAAATCAACCAAAGGTAATGGATCATGTGTGGGCTTTTTTTGTTGGTATAAAACAAAAAGGGGTACAAACAacagaaaaaatgttaagaactAATGCAATTATAACTGGAATAGGAGAATTAGTAACCTCAAGTGATGGTAAAAGAGTTAAATTACAACCACCGACTAATGGTTCGCCATACTTCTTAACGACAATGCAAGTTTCttcattattaagaaaattagaaagtagtaaaaaaacttataaaatTATCTGTGTATTATGTGCTATGGTAGGCGTATTTGTCGGTGGGATAATTGCAAAAGGATTTATGAAAAAACGAAgagtaaaattagaagaaatgaGACGAAGAGAAGAACTTCAAAGAAgtagaaaagaaagaagaaagagAGTAAGAGATGAAGATTTACctgaaaatcaaatttgtgTTGTGTGCAAAGTGAATCCTagagaaattattttattaccatGTGGACATGTGTGTTTATGCGAAGATTGTTCAATTGACATTCAAGACTATTGCCCTGTATGTCGGTCTAAAATTGATAAGAAATCGGCTGCTTATATTTCTtag
- the LOC111421089 gene encoding mitochondrial E3 ubiquitin protein ligase 1-like, with the protein MDFPLETIILAVDAMVFAACFLAYYKKKTIINQIENAPQLGITNDLKNVVMDYPGYRIPYACIQGVVKPIGVPIISNSNPKVNGVVQYIILREHIAQLTEGHWSDRQRIIRKIRNVVPFTISNSEQSVKILAPLSAAMLDMDIISDTYSGNAQEVISHAWSHILGVKQTGIQTTEKMLKSGTILTAIGELSLSPDRKQVFVTPPSNGAPYFLTFMEVSSLLAKLKRSKFTYGIVCAVCFALGLYLCVRFQKKKKDTDFRLVE; encoded by the coding sequence ATGGATTTTCCACTTGAAACGATAATCTTAGCCGTAGACGCGATGGTGTTCGCGGCTTGTTTTTTGGCgtattacaagaaaaaaacCATCATCAATCAAATTGAAAACGCTCCGCAGCTTGGAATAACAAACGATTTGAAGAATGTCGTAATGGACTATCCGGGGTACCGAATACCCTACGCTTGCATCCAAGGAGTCGTTAAACCCATCGGAGTACCTATTATAAGCAATTCCAACCCGAAAGTTAACGGCGTCGTACAATACATCATCTTAAGAGAGCATATAGCCCAGTTAACAGAAGGTCACTGGTCCGACCGGCAAAGAATAATACGAAAAATCCGAAACGTTGTCCCGTTTACGATTTCAAATAGCGAACaaagtgtaaaaattttggcaCCGCTTTCTGCTGCAATGCTCGATATGGATATAATCAGCGATACTTATAGCGGAAATGCGCAAGAAGTAATCAGCCACGCGTGGTCGCATATACTTGGAGTTAAACAAACCGGAATCCAAACAACCGAAAAGATGCTAAAAAGCGGAACTATACTTACAGCGATCGGGGAGCTAAGCTTATCTCCGGATAGAAAACAAGTTTTTGTTACCCCACCATCGAACGGAGCTCCAtactttttaacttttatggaAGTTTCTTCTCTTTTGGCAAAATTAAAGCGTAGCAAATTCACATACGGGATTGTATGCGCAGTGTGTTTTGCACTTGGATTATATCTTTGCGTTCGGtttcaaaagaagaaaaaagatacCGATTTTAGGCTagtagaataa